The Osmerus eperlanus chromosome 15, fOsmEpe2.1, whole genome shotgun sequence genome includes a window with the following:
- the rpl22l1 gene encoding 60S ribosomal protein L22-like 1, with amino-acid sequence MAPLKQKKQTVFRKTKKGASWKFTLDLTHPVEDGILDSANFETFLKERVKVNGKTGNLGNVVQIGRMKNKINVTSEKQFSKRYLKYLTKKYLKKNNLRDWLRVVASDKETYELRYFQISQEDEESDADE; translated from the exons ATGGCACCG CTGAAACAAAAGAAACAGACCGTCTTCAGGAAAACAAAGAAGGGGGCTTCGTGGAAGTTTACCCTGGACCTGACTCACCCGGTGGAGGACGGTATTTTGGACTCGGCCAACTTT GAAACCTTCCTCAAAGAAAGGGTGAAGGTCAACGGCAAAACCGGAAACCTGGGTAATGTAGTTCAGATTGGCCGAATGAAGAACAAGATCAATGTGACATCCGAGAAGCAGTTCTCGAAGAG GTATCTGAAGTATCTAACCAAGAAGTACCTGAAGAAGAACAACCTTCGTGATTGGCTGAGAGTGGTGGCGTCTGATAAGGAGACTTATGAGCTGCGCTACTTCCAGATCAGCCAGGAGGACGAAGAGTCTGACGCAGACGAATAG
- the LOC134034658 gene encoding eukaryotic translation initiation factor 5A-1-like isoform X2, protein MADPDLDFSTAESGASATFPLQCSSLRKNGFVVLKGRPCKIVEMSTSKTGKHGHAKVNLVGIDIFTNKKYEDMCPSTHNMDVPNVKRVELLLVNITEKYMSLMADNGDVREDLRIPDGDLGKEIEAKFKEGDELLVSVLSAMGEECAVAVKSTPGK, encoded by the exons ATGGCAGATCCTGATCTTGACTTCTCCACTGCCGAATCCGGCGCCTCCGCCACCTTCCCACTTCAGTGCTCCAGCTTGCGCAAGAACGGCTTCGTTGTGCTGAAGGGACGTCCCTGCAAGATCGTCGAGATGTCCACCTCCAAGACCGGCAAGCATGGACACGCCAAG gTGAATCTGGTGGGAATTGACATCTTCACTAATAAGAAGTATGAGGACATGTGCCCCTCCACCCACAACATGGATGTGCCTAACGTCAAGAGGGTTGAGTTATTG ctggtcaACATCACCGAAAAATACATGAGCCTCATGGCCGACAACGGAGACGTGCGGGAGGACCTGCGCATCCCTGACGGAGATCTGGGCAAGGAGATCGAAGCCAAGTTCAAAGAAGGAGATGAACTCTTG GTTTCCGTGCTGTCTGCCATGGGGGAAGAGTGTGCCGTGGCAGTCAAATCCACCCCTGGCAAATAG
- the LOC134034658 gene encoding eukaryotic translation initiation factor 5A-1-like isoform X1, translated as MSNRTLSTTGTLKRPSSLYGCRSKIGRACAFLDLFFLQVPLTHRTMADPDLDFSTAESGASATFPLQCSSLRKNGFVVLKGRPCKIVEMSTSKTGKHGHAKVNLVGIDIFTNKKYEDMCPSTHNMDVPNVKRVELLLVNITEKYMSLMADNGDVREDLRIPDGDLGKEIEAKFKEGDELLVSVLSAMGEECAVAVKSTPGK; from the exons ATGTCAAACCGAACACTGTCGACAACCGGAACACTTAAAaggccctcctccctctacgGATGCCGCAGTAAAATTGGTCGCGCCTGCGCATTTTTGGACCTCTTTTTCTTGCAAG TGCCCCTGACCCATCGCACCATGGCAGATCCTGATCTTGACTTCTCCACTGCCGAATCCGGCGCCTCCGCCACCTTCCCACTTCAGTGCTCCAGCTTGCGCAAGAACGGCTTCGTTGTGCTGAAGGGACGTCCCTGCAAGATCGTCGAGATGTCCACCTCCAAGACCGGCAAGCATGGACACGCCAAG gTGAATCTGGTGGGAATTGACATCTTCACTAATAAGAAGTATGAGGACATGTGCCCCTCCACCCACAACATGGATGTGCCTAACGTCAAGAGGGTTGAGTTATTG ctggtcaACATCACCGAAAAATACATGAGCCTCATGGCCGACAACGGAGACGTGCGGGAGGACCTGCGCATCCCTGACGGAGATCTGGGCAAGGAGATCGAAGCCAAGTTCAAAGAAGGAGATGAACTCTTG GTTTCCGTGCTGTCTGCCATGGGGGAAGAGTGTGCCGTGGCAGTCAAATCCACCCCTGGCAAATAG